The segment GAATAATCCTATTCCAACACCACCAGCAGCATGCATTACAATATCACAACCTGCATTATATTCTGATTTTGCAAGTTCATACCCTTTATTTGAATCAGCAAAACTATCTGCATATCTTATATCAAATTTTATGTTAGGATTAATAGATTTTGCACCTGCTACATAACCAGCTTCAAATCTACCAATTACGTCTCCTTCTTTTCCACCTATAAATCCTATTTTATTTGTCTTTGTCATTTTAGCTGCTATAACACCCACTAGGAAAGATCCCTCTTGTTCTTTAAATAATAATGATTGAACATTAGGAAGATTTATCTTTTCATCAATTATTGCAAAATTCTTATCTTTTGCTCCCTTTGCTACATCATTTAAAGCTTTCTTCATTTGGTATCCTACACCAAAAGTTAAATCAGCTCCAAAGTCTTGTGATAAAAGTTGAAGATTTTGAACATAACTTTCTTTTCCTTTTGATTCTATTGGTTTGTATTCAGCACCCAATTCCTGTTTAGCCTTTTTTAATCCTTTATCTGCGGATTGGTTGAAAGATTTATCATTAAGTCCTCCCTCATCTGTCGCCAAACCAACTTTAATACTTGATTTTTGTTCTTGTTTTGGTTCACCTTTTTTTTCGCCATTTGGGCCTGCTGCATTTCCACATCCAACAAATAAAGACCCAACCATAGCAATAGTAGCTATACAGGCGATGAGTTTTTTCTTTTTCATATAAATCCCCCCTAATTTTCTAAATAAACTCCAGTAAACGTTTAAATTTCTGAAATTTACTTACATGTAATTTAAATACTTTAATACCTTTTTATATAATTTATATATATAACTATACGATAATCTATATGGTAAATCAAGTAATTTTAAGTTTATTTTTAACAATTTATTCATAATAATACATATAAGTTTTCTTATTAATTATTCATATAATCAAAATAAAAAAAGCTAGAATTATAATTATGTATATAATTCTAGCTAAATGATTCTTTGAAACTTCCATAAAATTAATTTGTTTATTAATAAACTTCTTCTGTATTATTATTTTTATTTTCCTTTTTATTTTCTTTTTCCTTTGAACTAATAACTAAAGATGCTATCATTCCAATAGCAGCTATACTTGCTATTATCTTTCTTTTTTTCATATAGATCCCCACCTTAAATAGATTTATTTATTTGATTTAATCCATCTTATAATATAAATATAAGATATTAATTGTATGAAATCAACCAATTTTGCTATTTTTCTTCAATTTTTTTAAGGCAAATTTTATGTTTTTAAAACAAAAAATCTAGGATTGTAGATACTACAACCCTAGATATATGTTAAGTTAAAAATTCTTATTAAGTATTAAATTATTTTGCAAGATTTGCAAAGTATTTTAAAGTTCTGATTAATTGTGAAGTATAAGACATTTCATTGTCATACCAAGAAGCAACTTTAACTAATTGTTGTCCGTTTACTTCCATAACCTTAGTTTGAGTTGCATCGAATAATGAACCAAAGTTAATTCCGATTACGTCAGTAGATACGATTGGTTCTTCAGTATATCCGAAAGATTCAGTAGCTGCTGCTTTCATAGCTGCATTTACTTCTTCTACAGTAACTTTTTTATCTAATGTACAAACTAATTCAGTTAAAGAACCAGTTATTACAGGAACACGTTGAGCTCCTCCATCTAATTTACCTTTTAATTCAGGAATAACTAAACCGATTGCTTTAGCAGCTCCAGTTGAGTTAGGAATGATACTAGCAGCAGCAGCTCTAGCTCTTCTTAAATCACCTTTTTTGTGAGGACCATCTAAAGTATTTTGGTCATTTGTGTAAGCGTGGATTGTAGTCATGAATCCTTTTGTTAAAGTGAAGTTGTCGTGAAGTGCTTTAGCCATTGGAGCTAAGCAGTTTGTAGTACAAGATGCACCAGATATAACTGTTTCAGAACCATCTAAAACGTCTTGGTTAACGTTGAATACAACTGTTTTGATGTCTCCTTGAGCAGGTGCTGATATAACAACTTTTTTAGCTCCAGCTTTGATGTGAGCTTCAGCTTTT is part of the Clostridium botulinum genome and harbors:
- a CDS encoding BMP family lipoprotein translates to MKKKKLIACIATIAMVGSLFVGCGNAAGPNGEKKGEPKQEQKSSIKVGLATDEGGLNDKSFNQSADKGLKKAKQELGAEYKPIESKGKESYVQNLQLLSQDFGADLTFGVGYQMKKALNDVAKGAKDKNFAIIDEKINLPNVQSLLFKEQEGSFLVGVIAAKMTKTNKIGFIGGKEGDVIGRFEAGYVAGAKSINPNIKFDIRYADSFADSNKGYELAKSEYNAGCDIVMHAAGGVGIGLFQATSELKKAGKNVWAIGVDMDQALSLLDDKGKPQYADVILTSMVKKVDVAVFEAVQAVKDGKFKGGIVKNLGLKENGVEIAQSSRGNVPDDMKKYVKGNVPKDIVELSDKYAEAIKSGKIVVPATPKEAKAFKGSPLK
- the gap gene encoding type I glyceraldehyde-3-phosphate dehydrogenase, encoding MTKVAINGFGRIGRLALRLMIDNPEFEVVAINDLTDAATLAHLFKYDSSQGRFNGEIEVKEGAFIVNGKEIKVVAEMNPANLPWGQLGVDIVLECTGLFTSQEKAEAHIKAGAKKVVISAPAQGDIKTVVFNVNQDVLDGSETVISGASCTTNCLAPMAKALHDNFTLTKGFMTTIHAYTNDQNTLDGPHKKGDLRRARAAAASIIPNSTGAAKAIGLVIPELKGKLDGGAQRVPVITGSLTELVCTLDKKVTVEEVNAAMKAAATESFGYTEEPIVSTDVIGINFGSLFDATQTKVMEVNGQQLVKVASWYDNEMSYTSQLIRTLKYFANLAK